GGAGGTCCTCCATCCACTCACGGCGCACCCGCGCACCGGCCCGGGCGGGACCGCCGGGGCCTGGTGGGGGAGCACCAGCACGCTGTACACCTGACTCGAACGCCTGTTCGGGTCGTTCCTACCGGGAGGGACCGACAGTTCGGCACGTCAGGAGCTGGGGACGACGGTAGGAAGCACGAGGGGGCCCCGTCCAACACCGGTGTGCACGGGCTTCTGCACAACTTGTGGACAAGTCGGTGGACACAGACGTGTCGACGTGTGGAGACAGCGGGGGACACCGCCGCGCCGTCCCCCGGATCCCGCGTCTGACCTGCACGGGGGCCACCCACCGGGTGTGGACGGGAGAAATCCGCCAGAAAAGCCGGTGGCGTACGTCTCGTGTCGCGGAGGTTGCGCAGGTGCCCCAGCGGTCCCACGTCCACAGGGGGTGGGCACGGCGGCGCCACGGGCGACTGAGGGGGCCGAGCGTGTGCGCCGAAGCCCCGGTGCCGCCGCTCGACCGAGGCCCCAGCGCACACGCTCCGGTCCGGAGACGCGGCGAGGGGCGCCGGACCAGGGTCCGGCGCCCCTCGCAGGCAGGCAGCGCGTGCTCCCGTCCCGGGGACGGGCCAGGCCTCAGCCGGGGACGACCTCGATGGCCAGCTGGGTGGTCACCTCGGAGTGGACCCGCACGGTGACCGTGTGCTGGCCGGTGGTCTTGATGCTGCTGGGCAGCTCCACCCGGCGCCGGTCGAGCTCGGGGCCGCCGGCGGCGGTCACGGCGTTGACGACGTCGGCGGTGGTGATGCGGCCGAACAGCCGGCCGCCCTCACCGGCACGCGCCGGCACCCGCACGGTCAGGCCGGACAGGCGCCCGGCCACGGCCTGCGCCTCCTCGAGCGAGCGCACCTCGCGGGTGGCCCGCGCCCGGCGCAGCGACTCGACCTGCTTCTCGGCACCGCGGGTGGCCTTGATGGCCAGGCCGCGGGGCAGGAGGTAGTTGCGGGCGTACCCGCCCTTGACCTCCACGGTGTCACCGGAGGACCCGAGACCGGTGACCTCCTGCGTCAGGATGAGCTTCTGGGTGGTCATGGTCAGCGCGCCGTGGAGGTGTAGGGCAGCAGGGCCATCTCGCGGCTGTTCTTCACGGCCACGGCGACGTCCCGCTGGTGCTGGCTGCAGTTGCCGCTCACGCGGCGGGCACGGATCTTGCCGCGGTCGGAGATGAACTTCCGCAGCAGGGTCGTGTCCTTGTAGTCGACGTAGGTCGCCTTGTCCTTGCAGAACTGGCAGACCTTCTTCTTGGGCTTCCGGACGGGGGGCTTGGGCACTGGGTTCTCCAGGAAGTGACGGTATGGAACCGGCCCCGCTGCAGGGCCCCGCGCCGAGCGTCAGCGAGGTGCGGGGGGCAGAGGGGTCCTCTTAGAAGGGGGGCTCGTCGGACGACGGGGCCGGGGTGGACCACGGGTCGCTGGACCCGCCGCCCCCACCGAAGCCGCCACCGCCACCGCCGCCGAAGCCGCCACCGCCGCCGCCCTCACCGCGCGAGGCCTTGGTGACCTTGGCGGTGGCGTAGCGGAGCGAGGGGCCGATCTCGTCGACCTCGAGCTCGACGACGGTGCGCTTCTCGCCTTCCTTGGTCTCGAACGACCGCTGCTTGAGCCGGCCGGAGACGAGGACGCGCGACCCGCGGGTGAGCGACTCGGCGACGTTCTCCGCCGCCTGCCGCCACACGTTGCAGCGCAGGAAGAGCGCCTCGCCGTCCTTCCACTCCTGCGACTGGCGGTCGAAGGTCCGCGGCGTGGAGGCCACGGTGAAGTTGGCGACCGCGGCACCGGAGGGCGTGAAGCGCAGCTCCGGGTCCGACGTGAGGTTGCCGATGACGGTGATGACGGTCTCGCCGGCCATGGTCAGTGGGCCTCGGGCCGCATCAGCTTGGTGCGCAGGACCGACTCGTTGAGGTTCAGCTGCCGGTCGAGCTCGGCCACCGCGGCGGGCGTGGCCTGGATGTCGACGATGGCGTAGATGCCCTCGGCCTGCTTGTCGATCTCGTAGGCCAGCCGGCGGCGGCCCCAGATCTCGGTCTTGACGGTGCCACCGGAGTTGGTGACGACGGTCAGGAACCGGTCGAGGGAGGGCGCGATCGTGCGCTCCTCCAGGTCGGGGTCGAGGATGACCATCAGTTCGTAGCGACGCACGGAGAACCCCACCTCCTCTGGTCTCAGGCGGCTGCAGTCGATCTGCAGCAGGAGGGTCGTACACGCGTCGCGCGCCCCACCCGGTGACGACACCGAGGGAACGCGCTTGGGCCAGCCTACCAGCGCCCGCAGCCCCGTCCCGCCCGGTCACCGGGGCCTCCTAGGCTCGGTCGGGTGGCAGCTCACCCGATCGGCGTGCACGTCGGCCCCGGCCTCACCCAGGACGGCGGGATGGACGGCGGCGGCCCGCTGACCCGGGCCGCGGAGATGGACGCCGACGGCGTGCAGTTCTTCCTCGGCGACCCGCAGGGGTGGAAGGCACCGAAGCTGTCACCCGAGGAGCAGGCGCTCCTGGCCGGCGACACGGCGCTGTTCGTGCACGCCCCCTACGTCCTGAACGTGGCCTCGACGAACAACCGGATCCGCATCCCCAGCCGCAAGACCCTCACCCAGCACGCGCAGCTGGCCGCGGCCGTCGGCGCCCGCGGCATGGTGGTGCACGGCGGTCACGTCCTGGGCACCGACGACCCGGCCGCCGGCGTCGACAACTGGCGCAAGACCTTCGCCCGGCAGGCCGAGGACGGCGGCTTCCCCCTCCCGCTGCTCATCGAAAACACCGCCGGTGGGGGCAACGCCATGGCCCGCGACCTCGACGCCCTCGCCCGGCTGTGGGAGGCGGTCGGCGGGTTCGGCGCCGGGTTCGTGCTCGACACCTGCCACGCCTGGGCCGCCGGCTGGGACCTCGCCACGGCGGTGGACGACGTCCGGGCCACCACCGGGCGCATCGACCTGGTGCACCTGAACAACAGCCGCGACCCGCGGGGTTCCAGCCGCGACCGGCACGCCCCGCTGGCCGACGGCGAGATCCCGGTCGAGCTGCTGCTCGAGGTGGCCCGCGCCGCGGACGCCCCGGTCGTCCTGGAGACCCCCGGCGACGCGGCGGACCACGCCGGGGAGGTCGCCCTGCTCAGGAGCGCCCTGTCCTGAGCGGTTCCACGTGGAACGGGGAGGGCACCTGGCCGCGGTGGACCGGTCGCGGGGGCCCGCAGGGTCCCCCGACCGGGACACGGGCAGCGGCTCCGCTCAGGTCGGGGACGGCACCTGGCCGCGGTGCGATCCGGAGGATCGCAGTGTCACCGCGTCCGGAGCCCCGTCCAGCACCCCGCCGGCCGGGTCGTCGACGCCGGGCCAGCTGGTGCGCACGACGTCCTCGTCCGGCCGCCGCACCTCCCGGGCCACCAGCGCCATCAGTGCCACCAGGACCGCGTCGCGCAGCAGGACGGCGGTGAAGAACCACTCCACCTCGACACCGCGGTTCTGCGTGCCGAGGTAGTACAGCATCGTCATGACCCACACCAGGGCCTCGCTGGACTGCCAGACCAGCAGCGAGCGCCAGCGCGGCCGGGCCAGCACCGCCAGCGGCAGCAACCACAGCGCGTACTGCGGGCTGTAGACCTTGTTGAGCAGCAGGAAGCCGGCGACCAGCAGGAACGCGACCTGCGCCACCCGGGGCCGCACCGGGGCGGAGAGCACCAGCCAGGCGACCCAGGCGGCCAGCGCGACCAGCAGCACGGCCACGACCGCGTTGAGCACCGACGGCGTCTGCCCCTCGGCCAGCGGCCCGTCCAGCACCCGCTCGCCGGTCGCGGTGAGCAGGACGTTCCAGATCGACTCCGGGTTGGCCGGCCGCTGCCGGCTGAAGGCGAAGAACCAGCCCCAGTTCTCCGGTGCGGCCAGGGCCACCGGCACGTTGACCACCAGCCACGCCCCCGCCGCCGCAGCCGCCGCCCGCAGCCAGGTCCCGAGCGCCCCGGCCCGCAGGCACAGCAGGAACAGCGCGCCCAGGACCAGCAGCGGGTACAGCTTCGCGGCCACGCCCAGCCCCAGGAGCGCGCCGGCGAGCACCGGCCGCTCGCGGGCCCACGCCCACAGCGCCAGCGCGGTCAGCGCGACGGCCACCAGGTCCCAGTTGTTGAACGCGTAGACGAGCAGGACGGGGGACAGCGCCACCATCGCGGTGTCCCACGGCCGGCGCCCGGTGAGCGGCAGGACGGCGCGGGTGACGACCAGCGCGCACACCGCCATCAGCAGCGCGGTGACGACCGTGTAGCTCTGCACCGGCGGGACGGCGGGCAGGCCCACCGCGGCCGCCAGCGCGTCGTACCCGCCCGACAGCCACGCGGCCAGCGCCATCACCGCGCCGGTGAGCACCGGGTACTCCACCCGGGCGTCGAGGTAGGGCAGCGCGCCGTCCCCCTGCCCGTAGACGCCGAACAGCGGCACCGGGTCGGAGTAGCAGAGGTGGGTGTACTGCACGGAGCCGGTCCAGTCCCCGTCGGAGCACGGCACCTGCTTGAGCCAGGCCACCCCCAGCACGGCGGTGGTGAACAGCAGGCACACCCGCAGCGGGGTCCAGAACGACGCCCGTCCGACGACGGCGTGCCGTCCCCACGGGCCGCCCACCGCCTCGCTGGCCTGGGCCACGACGGGGTCGGTCCAGCTGGGGACGACGCGGTCGGGCCGGTGCGGGGACGCCGGGCCGACCGTCCCGCCCACCGGTGCGGGCGGGACGGTGCGGTCGGTGCTCACGCGCAGAGTGTCCCCGGTCGGCTCAGCCGCCCGGTGTCTGCTGCGCGTCCTCCCGGCCCTGCGCGTCCTCCCGACCCGGGGTGTCCGGCCGGCCGGCGCCGGCGCTGGTCCCGGGGGCGACCGGCGGGGACACCGGCGTCGGGGCGGTCGGGGGCGTCGCGGTGGGCGTGGGGACGGCCGTCGCGCTGGGCGTGGGGGTGGGCGTCGGGGTGGCGTCGTCCTGGCCCGTGACCGGTGCCGGCTGCGTCGGCCGGGTGGTCACCGGGGCGGGCGCGGGCTCGGGTGCCGGTGCGGGCACGCCCTGGCCGGTGTCCCCGCGGATGAGCGCCCGGTCGGGCAGGTCCTCCTCCGGCGTGCCCTCGAGCACGGTGTCCATGAACGTCTGCCAGATGGCGCCGGGCAGGCCCGAGCCGTAGACGGGGCGGCCCCGGGCGTCCTCGACCGGGTTGGCCGGCGAGTCGTTGCCCATCCACACCGCCGTGGCGATCGAGGGGGTGAAGCCCACCATCCAGGCGTCGGAGTTGTCCGCGCCCTGGCCCTGGGTGCCGGTCTTGCTGGCCACCTCCCGGCCGCCGTCCAGCGCGCGGCGGGAGTACGCGGCGACGTCGGTCATCGCGTACGTGGTGTCGTTGACCACGTCGGCGGCGAACACCTGGTCGCCGGCGTCACCGGCGTAGTCCAGCAGCACCGCGCCCTGGCTGTCGGTCACCCGCGAGACGAAGAACGGCTCGTGCTCGACGCCGCCGTTGGCCAGCGTGGCGAACCCGTGCGCCTGGTCGATCGGGCGCATCTCGTACTGGCCGATCCCGATCGAGCC
This window of the Geodermatophilus sp. DSM 44513 genome carries:
- the rplI gene encoding 50S ribosomal protein L9 translates to MTTQKLILTQEVTGLGSSGDTVEVKGGYARNYLLPRGLAIKATRGAEKQVESLRRARATREVRSLEEAQAVAGRLSGLTVRVPARAGEGGRLFGRITTADVVNAVTAAGGPELDRRRVELPSSIKTTGQHTVTVRVHSEVTTQLAIEVVPG
- the rpsR gene encoding 30S ribosomal protein S18; translated protein: MPKPPVRKPKKKVCQFCKDKATYVDYKDTTLLRKFISDRGKIRARRVSGNCSQHQRDVAVAVKNSREMALLPYTSTAR
- a CDS encoding single-stranded DNA-binding protein — protein: MAGETVITVIGNLTSDPELRFTPSGAAVANFTVASTPRTFDRQSQEWKDGEALFLRCNVWRQAAENVAESLTRGSRVLVSGRLKQRSFETKEGEKRTVVELEVDEIGPSLRYATAKVTKASRGEGGGGGGFGGGGGGGFGGGGGSSDPWSTPAPSSDEPPF
- the rpsF gene encoding 30S ribosomal protein S6; translated protein: MRRYELMVILDPDLEERTIAPSLDRFLTVVTNSGGTVKTEIWGRRRLAYEIDKQAEGIYAIVDIQATPAAVAELDRQLNLNESVLRTKLMRPEAH
- a CDS encoding deoxyribonuclease IV, translating into MAAHPIGVHVGPGLTQDGGMDGGGPLTRAAEMDADGVQFFLGDPQGWKAPKLSPEEQALLAGDTALFVHAPYVLNVASTNNRIRIPSRKTLTQHAQLAAAVGARGMVVHGGHVLGTDDPAAGVDNWRKTFARQAEDGGFPLPLLIENTAGGGNAMARDLDALARLWEAVGGFGAGFVLDTCHAWAAGWDLATAVDDVRATTGRIDLVHLNNSRDPRGSSRDRHAPLADGEIPVELLLEVARAADAPVVLETPGDAADHAGEVALLRSALS
- a CDS encoding glycosyltransferase 87 family protein codes for the protein MSTDRTVPPAPVGGTVGPASPHRPDRVVPSWTDPVVAQASEAVGGPWGRHAVVGRASFWTPLRVCLLFTTAVLGVAWLKQVPCSDGDWTGSVQYTHLCYSDPVPLFGVYGQGDGALPYLDARVEYPVLTGAVMALAAWLSGGYDALAAAVGLPAVPPVQSYTVVTALLMAVCALVVTRAVLPLTGRRPWDTAMVALSPVLLVYAFNNWDLVAVALTALALWAWARERPVLAGALLGLGVAAKLYPLLVLGALFLLCLRAGALGTWLRAAAAAAGAWLVVNVPVALAAPENWGWFFAFSRQRPANPESIWNVLLTATGERVLDGPLAEGQTPSVLNAVVAVLLVALAAWVAWLVLSAPVRPRVAQVAFLLVAGFLLLNKVYSPQYALWLLPLAVLARPRWRSLLVWQSSEALVWVMTMLYYLGTQNRGVEVEWFFTAVLLRDAVLVALMALVAREVRRPDEDVVRTSWPGVDDPAGGVLDGAPDAVTLRSSGSHRGQVPSPT